DNA from Brevibacterium sp. 'Marine':
ATGCGGGGTGATCTCGATCAGGGCGTGTACACTTTCGACCCGCGGAAGCCGGATGCCCCTGTGCCGCAGACGACTCCGACGGCTGAATGCGAAAATGGCCTCCGGACCGAAATCCGGAGGCCATCTCCTCGTTGTGCGCGAAGGGGGACTTGAACCCCCACGCCCGATAAGTTGGGCACTAGCACCTCAAGCTAGCGCGTCTACCAATTCCGCCACTCGCGCTGGCAACAGAGATAACTCTACATGCGCGAAACGGTGTCGCAAAATCGAAATCGGCTTTTGTGACGCACTGCACTTATCAGGCCATCAGTCGAGGTGTGCCACCTGCGACAGGACGTGGGGTTTGCCGTTCTTCAGATCGAAGACGGCCGACTGCGCAGCCTCGTGGCGACGTCCCTCGGTCAGCGCATAGCCGACCGTGCCGGGCAGCAGTATCGGCTTCGCGAAGGACACATCCCAGCGGTAGGACTCGAGCCGGGGATCCATCGCCGCGAACGCCCGAGAGGCGCTGTACATCCCGTGCGCGATCTGCTTCGGGAACCCGAATCCCTTCGCGGCCAGACCGTTGAGGTGGATCGGGTTGTAGTCACCGGAGACCTTCGCATAGCGCTGGCCGATGATCGGGTCCAGACGCCACACCGCGCTGGGCTGCGGTGCGGTGAACTCGAGGTGCGGAACCTGTGACTTCGGCTTGGCTCCGGAGAGCTTGCGCCCCTTCGCCAGATACGTGGACACCTCGTCCATCACGGGACGTCCGTCGACCTTCGCCTCGAGCCGAACCTCGATCGTCGTGCCCTTCGTGTGCTCGAACGGACCGGCGAGCTCGAGGTGGAAGTCCACAACCTCGCCGAGGCGGGCCTGCGAATGCATGTCGACGCGATTGTGGATGTGGACCATCCCCATCATCGGCAGCGGCACCTCGGGGTCGGCCAGCAGCTGCATGCTCAGCGGGAAGCCGAGGATGTGCAGATAGCCGGGGTGGACGATGTCGTCCAGGCCATGACCGACGACGTGGGCGAATCCCGCATAGGCGACCGGTTCGAGCGGAATGCTGCGATCGATCGCATGCTCCGGCAGCTCCGGACCGGTGCGCGGGCCCACCGGCAGGGTCTTGAGCAGGGCACGGGCATAGATGGGAAGCATCGAATCCGCCATCATGCACCCACCATGTTCTGACCGCAGACACGCAGCGTCTGACCGTTGATGCCGCGGGCGCCGCTGGAGGCGAGGAAGCCGATGGCTTCGGCGACGTCGACCGGCTGTCCGCCCTGCTGCAGGCTCGAGAGCCGGCGTGCGACCTGCCGTGTGAGGGTGGGCATCTTCGCGGTCATATCCGTTTCGATGAATCCGGGTGCCACCGCGTTGATCGCTCCCCCGCGGGCGGCGAAGTCCTCCGCCGAGGCGGCAGTGAGCCCGATGACTCCGGCCTTCGAGGTCGCATAGTTCGTCTGACCGCGGTTGCCCGCGATTCCCGAGGTCGAGGCCAGGGAGACGACCTGGGCGCCGTCGGCGAAGAGTCCCTTCTCCGCGAGATCAGAATTGATCATCGTCTGCGCGGCGATGTTGACGGCGATGACCGAATCCCACTTGGCCGCGTCCATGTTCGCCAGCATCTTGTCTCGAGTGATGCCGGCGTTGTGGACGAGGATGTCCACGGGTGCTCCGAGCGCCTCGACGATCTTGTCCGGGGCGTCTGCTGCGGTGATGTCGAGCTGCAGCGACTTGCCGCCGATCCGGTTCATCACCTGCGCCAGCGCCTGCCCCGCCTGCGGCATGTCCACGCCGATGACGTAGGCGCCGTCGCGGGCGAGGTTCTCGGCGATCGCGGCTCCGATCCCGCGTGCGGCACCGGTGACCACGGCTGCGCGTCCGGCCAGCGGGCCGGCCTCACCGGTGGACATGAACTCGTCCAGACTCAGCCGCTGGCCGGCGTCCGAGGACACCGTGAGGAACTGGCCGGAGACATAGGCAGACTTGCCGGAGAGCAGGAACCACAGAGCCGCCGTCACCGAGGGTGCGGTGAGGTCGACGCCGTCGAGCAGGATCCCGTTGGCGGTGGCGCCGGCGCGCATCTCGTGGGCGACCGACCGGGTGAAGCCGGTGATGCCCTGAGTGGTGGCGGCCTGCTCCGGTGTCTGGTTTCGGGCATCCGGTGCCGTCGAAATGGTGATCACTCGACCACAGACGGCAAGGGAGCGCAGGGCGGCACCGATCTCGAGGACGACCGGTGACAGGTCGGCCGGGGACTGTGCATCGTCGAGGACGGCGATGACGGCCCGCAGCTTCTCACCCGTCTGAGCGTTGCGGCGGACCTCGAGTCCGTTCTCCAGCAGCTGATCGGCCAAGCCCTGAGCACCCGGGCCGGTGCCGAGGACGAGGACCGGCTTGTTCTCATACGACGCCGGGGTGGAGCCGAAGCGGTTGAGTTCGACCGGCTGCGGCAGACCGAGGGATTTGGCCACCTGCTTCAGCGGTCCGTTGACGAGGGAGAGATAGGTGTCTTTCATGCTGCCTCCACGATCGCGGTGAGTCCCTGTCCGCCTGCGGCGCAGATCGAGACCAGGGAGCGCTTCTTGCCGGTGGTCTTCAGGTGCTTGGCGGTGCTGGCGATGATCCGTCCGCCGGTGGCGGCGAAGGGGTGGCCGGCGGCCAGGCTCGACCCCAGGGGGTTGAGCTTGTCGCGGTCGATGGTGCCCAGTGCCGCATCGAGTCCGGCCTTGTCCTTGCAGAACTCTTCGGACTCCCAGGCGGCCAGGTGCGAGAGCACAGTGGAGGCGAAGGCCTCGTGGATCTCGAAGACATCGAAGTCGTCGAAGGTCAGGCCGTTGCGGGCCAGCAGCCGCGGAACGGCGTAGGCGGGGGCCATGAGCAGCCCTTCGTCACCGTCGACGAAATCGACGGCGGCGGCTTCGGCATCGACGAGGCGCGCCAGCGGGGTGAAGCCGTGTTCGGCGGCCCAGTCCTCACTGCCCAGCAGCACCGAGGATGCGCCGTCGGTCAGCGGAGTCGAGTTGCCGGCGGTCATGGTCGCCTCGGCGGCAAGTTTCCTGCCGAAGACGGGGTTGAGCTTCGCCAGCGCTTCCACGGTCGAGTCGGCACGCATGTTCGTATCGCGGCTGACCCCGAGGTACGGGGTGGTGAGGTCATCGAAGAAGCCCGAATCCCATGCCGCGGCGAGGTTCTTATGGGAAGCCACGGCCAGTTCGTCCTGAGCCTGTCGGCTGATGCCCCAGGCCGCGGTGGTGATCGCCTGGTGCTCGCCCATGCTCAAGCCCGTACGCGGTTCACCCGTGCTCGGAGCCTGCGGCGCGAGGTAGGCGGGGCGAATCTGGGAAGCGATCTTCGCCTTCTGCACCATCGTCTTCGCACGGGTGAGCTCGAGGAGGATCTCGCGCATCGAATCGTTGATGACGATCGGAGCGTCGGATGTCGAATCCACACCCGAGGCGATTCCGGATTCGATCTGCCCGGCATTGATCTTGTTGTTGAGGCTGACCACGGCTTCGAGCCCCGTGGCGCAGGCTTGACCGAGATCGAAGGCGGGGGTCGTCGGTGCGAGGGCGGAGCCGAGCACGGCTTCCCGGGTGAGGTTGAAGTCCTTCGAGTGCTTGAGGACTGCACCTCCGGCGACTTCGCCGATGTTCTCTCCGGCCAGTCCGAAGCGGGCGACGAGCCCGTCGATGGCCGAGGTGAGCATATCGAGGTTCGTGGCCTTCGAGTACTGCTTGTTCGAGCGGGCGAAGGGAATTCGGTTGCCGCCGAGGATGACGGCGCGGTTGTTGGGAGCGGACATGTGCACCTCCGGGTGGTTGATTTAGCTGATACCGACAGTACCTGATACTGTCGGTTACATGAAATCGATCACAGACGGCCGCTCGACGAGATGGCAGAAGCATCGCGACGAGCGTCGTCGGGAACTTCTGCGCTCCGTGCGGCTCGTCGTCGACGAGCACGGCGACGGCATGTCGATGGAGCAGATCTCGGACGCGACCGGGACGTCGAAGTCGGTCCTCTACCGCTATTTCACCGATCGAGCGGGTCTCCAGGCGGCCATGGGCGAATGGGCGATGGGCGTCATCATCCGGTCTCTCGATGAGGCCGCGGCCACCTCGGCGAAGGGTGAGGGCTCACCAGCGGCGAAGGAGTCCTTGGCCGCGATGATCCGCGCATTCGTCACGCTCGCCGCGAATTCCCCGAACGTGTATCGCTTCTGCGACACCGCAGTCAACCGGTTCGCGCCCGAGGAGACCGGCGGTTTCTTCAATTCCATTGCCGGGCAGCTGGCCGAACGCCTCGGCCTGAGCGGGGACCAGGCTCGGCTGTGGTCGGCCGGAGCGATCGGATTCGTCCGCGCCGCCACCGAGT
Protein-coding regions in this window:
- a CDS encoding MaoC/PaaZ C-terminal domain-containing protein; this translates as MADSMLPIYARALLKTLPVGPRTGPELPEHAIDRSIPLEPVAYAGFAHVVGHGLDDIVHPGYLHILGFPLSMQLLADPEVPLPMMGMVHIHNRVDMHSQARLGEVVDFHLELAGPFEHTKGTTIEVRLEAKVDGRPVMDEVSTYLAKGRKLSGAKPKSQVPHLEFTAPQPSAVWRLDPIIGQRYAKVSGDYNPIHLNGLAAKGFGFPKQIAHGMYSASRAFAAMDPRLESYRWDVSFAKPILLPGTVGYALTEGRRHEAAQSAVFDLKNGKPHVLSQVAHLD
- a CDS encoding 3-oxoacyl-ACP reductase, whose translation is MKDTYLSLVNGPLKQVAKSLGLPQPVELNRFGSTPASYENKPVLVLGTGPGAQGLADQLLENGLEVRRNAQTGEKLRAVIAVLDDAQSPADLSPVVLEIGAALRSLAVCGRVITISTAPDARNQTPEQAATTQGITGFTRSVAHEMRAGATANGILLDGVDLTAPSVTAALWFLLSGKSAYVSGQFLTVSSDAGQRLSLDEFMSTGEAGPLAGRAAVVTGAARGIGAAIAENLARDGAYVIGVDMPQAGQALAQVMNRIGGKSLQLDITAADAPDKIVEALGAPVDILVHNAGITRDKMLANMDAAKWDSVIAVNIAAQTMINSDLAEKGLFADGAQVVSLASTSGIAGNRGQTNYATSKAGVIGLTAASAEDFAARGGAINAVAPGFIETDMTAKMPTLTRQVARRLSSLQQGGQPVDVAEAIGFLASSGARGINGQTLRVCGQNMVGA
- a CDS encoding acetyl-CoA C-acetyltransferase; its protein translation is MSAPNNRAVILGGNRIPFARSNKQYSKATNLDMLTSAIDGLVARFGLAGENIGEVAGGAVLKHSKDFNLTREAVLGSALAPTTPAFDLGQACATGLEAVVSLNNKINAGQIESGIASGVDSTSDAPIVINDSMREILLELTRAKTMVQKAKIASQIRPAYLAPQAPSTGEPRTGLSMGEHQAITTAAWGISRQAQDELAVASHKNLAAAWDSGFFDDLTTPYLGVSRDTNMRADSTVEALAKLNPVFGRKLAAEATMTAGNSTPLTDGASSVLLGSEDWAAEHGFTPLARLVDAEAAAVDFVDGDEGLLMAPAYAVPRLLARNGLTFDDFDVFEIHEAFASTVLSHLAAWESEEFCKDKAGLDAALGTIDRDKLNPLGSSLAAGHPFAATGGRIIASTAKHLKTTGKKRSLVSICAAGGQGLTAIVEAA
- a CDS encoding TetR/AcrR family transcriptional regulator, producing MKSITDGRSTRWQKHRDERRRELLRSVRLVVDEHGDGMSMEQISDATGTSKSVLYRYFTDRAGLQAAMGEWAMGVIIRSLDEAAATSAKGEGSPAAKESLAAMIRAFVTLAANSPNVYRFCDTAVNRFAPEETGGFFNSIAGQLAERLGLSGDQARLWSAGAIGFVRAATESWLSRPDRPEEFATTITHWLWATLPEQRGVEQ